The Candidatus Gracilibacteria bacterium genome has a window encoding:
- a CDS encoding zinc ribbon domain-containing protein yields MKTCPYCGEEIQDKAIKCKHCGEWLDKVEMRKRKVDETKELIKPIAEKGSQILNHNILKRGRNTLFIIITSLPFFYTLEGIDKFGGSFGSALFLSLLVLPEIAFFFYSVEMLLKKEGHDKGRSFGDFFRLGSPIKRWEFILFLIAIGVTISFLKETYISGTSYTPIFILFAVEILFLAIKRGKDLGNVSAGTSVIYNIFPLINIAITPVYLFGRSGSVTGERFYEGKNKILMIGGVILSVGVVILQIISN; encoded by the coding sequence ATGAAAACCTGTCCATATTGCGGAGAAGAAATTCAAGATAAAGCCATAAAGTGTAAACACTGTGGCGAATGGTTGGATAAAGTAGAGATGAGAAAAAGAAAAGTAGATGAAACGAAAGAACTTATAAAACCAATCGCAGAAAAGGGATCTCAGATTCTGAATCATAATATCCTCAAACGAGGAAGAAATACTCTTTTCATCATTATAACATCCCTTCCTTTTTTCTATACTCTAGAAGGAATTGATAAGTTCGGATGAAGTTTCGGAAGTGCCTTATTTCTTTCGCTTCTTGTACTTCCCGAGATTGCCTTCTTTTTCTATTCGGTAGAAATGCTTCTTAAAAAAGAAGGGCACGATAAAGGTAGATCTTTCTGAGATTTCTTTCGTCTAGGGTCGCCAATAAAAAGATGGGAGTTTATCTTATTTCTCATCGCAATAGGAGTTACAATATCCTTTCTAAAAGAAACATACATTTCTGGAACATCCTATACGCCTATTTTTATCCTATTTGCTGTAGAGATATTATTCCTTGCAATAAAACGGTGAAAAGATCTCGGAAATGTAAGTGCAGGAACTTCTGTAATTTATAATATATTTCCACTTATCAATATTGCTATAACTCCCGTATACCTCTTTGGAAGAAGTGGAAGTGTTACTGGAGAGAGATTTTATGAAGGAAAAAACAAGATACTAATGATAGGATGAGTAATCTTATCTGTCGGGGTTGTTATCTTGCAAATTATC